Proteins from a single region of Drosophila biarmipes strain raj3 chromosome 3R, RU_DBia_V1.1, whole genome shotgun sequence:
- the LOC108031034 gene encoding cytoplasmic aconitate hydratase, with amino-acid sequence MAGPNPFAKFQKSFTHAGTLYKYFDLASIDNKYNELPYSIRVLLESSVRNCDNFHVLEKDVQSILNWSPAIKLGSNDVEVSFKPVRVVFHDYTGVPVMVDIAAMRDAVLKLGGDPVKVNPVCPSVMVIDHSLPVEFHRSTDAMAKNLAVEFQRNKERFTFLKWAAKAFDNMLCVPPGSGIIHQINLEYLAHVVVEEDNKDGSKTLFPDSVVGTDSHTTMINGLGVLGWGVGGIEAEATMLGQSISMVLPEVIGYKLEGKLNPLVTSTDLVLTITKHLRELGVVGKFVEFYGPGVSELSIEDRATISNMCPEYGATIGYFPVDENTLEYLKLSNRSEKKISIIREYLKATRQFRNFDNQNEDPKFTQIASLDLSTVVSSVSGPKRPHDRVSVSDMARDFKSCLSNPVGFKGFAITPEALSDVGELQWEDGKTYNLHHGSVVLAAITSCTNTSNPSVMLGAGLLAKKAVEKGLDVLPYIKTSLSPGSGVVSYYLEQSGVIPYLEKLGFNIVGYGCMTCNGNSGPLHEKVVNAIEDNNLVCAGVLSGNRNFEGRIHPNTRANYLASPLLVIAYAIAGRVDIDFEKEPLGVDGNGNNVFLRDIWPTRSEVQKVENKYIIPAIYQDTYSKIELGTPEWQSLQIPNGKLFSWDPESTYIKQVPFFDGMTREVPQLRSIENARCLLLLGDFTTTDHISPAGAIARNSPAARYLSDHNVTPRDFNTYGTRRGHDGVMSRGAFGNIRLVNKLISKTGPQTLHIPSDEVLDIFDAAQRYREEGTPLVLLAGKDYGSGSSRDWAAKGPYMLGIKAIIAESYERIHRSNLVGMGIIPLQFLPGQNPETLKLTGREVFNIILSESDLKPGQKIKVKADDTVFEAILRFDTDVDIAYYRNGGILNYMVRKMLAK; translated from the exons ATGGCGG GTCCAAATCCATTTGCCAAGTTCCAGAAGTCTTTTACCCACGCAGGCACCCTCTACAAGTATTTCGATTTGGCCTCTATTGATAACAAATACA aTGAGCTGCCCTACTCCATCCGTGTGCTCTTGGAGTCGTCCGTGCGCAATTGTGATAACTTCCATGTTCTGGAGAAAGATGTGCAGAGCATCTTGAACTGGTCCCCGGCTATCAAGCTGGGATCCAATGATGTGGAGGTGTCCTTCAAGCCGGTTCGCGTCGTTTTTCAC GACTACACTGGTGTCCCCGTCATGGTGGACATTGCTGCCATGCGCGATGCTGTCTTGAAGCTGGGTGGTGATCCTGTGAAAGTAAATCCGGTCTGCCCCTCCGTCATGGTCATCGATCACTCCTTGCCGGTGGAGTTCCATCGTTCTACAGATGCCATGGCCAAGAACTTGGCTGTGGAGTTTCAGAGGAACAAGGAGCGTTTCACCTTCCTGaag TGGGCCGCGAAAGCCTTCGATAACATGTTGTGTGTTCCCCCTGGCTCTGGCATTATCCACCAAATTAACTTGGAGTACCTGGCCCATGTGGTCGTCGAGGAGGACAACAAGGATGGATCCAAAACCCTGTTCCCCGACAGCGTTGTGGGCACTGATTCGCACACCACGATGATCAATGGGCTGGGAGTTCTTGGCTGGGGAGTGGGAGGAATCGAGGCGGAAGCTACGATGCTGGGCCAATCCATCTCCATGGTGTTGCCCGAGGTTATTGGATACAAGCTGGAGGGAAAGCTGAACCCACTGGTCACCTCCACCGATCTAGTGCTGACCATCACCAAGCACCTTCGTGAGTTGGGAGTGGTGGGCAAGTTCGTGGAGTTCTACGGTCCCGGAGTGTCGGAACTCAGCATTGAAGACAGGGCCACCATCAGCAACATGTGTCCCGAATATGGAGCCACCATTGGATACTTCCCCGTGGATGAGAATACCCTTGAATACTTGAAGTTGTCGA ACCGCTCGGAGAAGAAGATATCAATAATCCGGGAGTATCTAAAGGCTACCCGGCAGTTCCGCAATTTCGATAACCAAAATGAGGATCCCAAGTTCACACAG ATTGCCTCATTAGACCTTTCCACTGTGGTTTCCTCAGTTTCTGGACCCAAGAGACCCCACGATCGCGTTTCCGTTTCAGATATGGCAAGGGATTTCAAATCTTGCCTGTCCAATCCA GTTGGCTTCAAGGGCTTTGCAATTACTCCAGAGGCCCTGAGCGATGTTGGAGAATTGCAATGGGAGGATGGTAAGACCTATAATCTGCATCACGGATCCGTAGTCCTGGCGGCCATCACATCCTGCACAAATACTTCCAACCCCTCGGTGATGTTGGGTGCGGGTCTCCTGGCCAAGAAGGCTGTGGAGAAGGGTCTCGATGTTTTGCCCTACATCAAGACATCCCTATCGCCCGGATCTGGAGTGGTCTCTTACTACCTGGAACAATCTGGTGTCATTCCGTACCTTGAGAAACTGGGATTCAACATCGTGGGCTATGGCTGCATGACATGCAATGGCAACTCGGGACCCCTCCACGAAAAAGTGGTAAATGCCATTGAGGACAATAATCTGGTTTGCGCAGGAGTTTTATCCGGAAACCGAAACTTCGAGGGACGCATCCACCCCAACACCCGGGCAAACTACCTGGCCAGTCCTCTCCTGGTCATTGCATATGCCATTGCAGGCCGAGTGGACATTGACTTCGAGAAGGAACCTCTGGGCGTGGATGGCAATGGCAACAATGTGTTCCTGCGCGATATCTGGCCAACTCGATCGGAGGTCCAGAAGGTTGAGAACAAATACATCATTCCAGCCATATATCAGGATACATACA GCAAGATTGAGCTGGGCACTCCGGAGTGGCAGTCGTTGCAGATACCAAATGGAAAACTATTTTCCTGGGACCCCGAGTCCACCTACATAAAGCAGGTGCCCTTCTTCGACGGCATGACCCGCGAGGTGCCCCAACTAAGGAGCATCGAGAACGCCCGCTGTCTGCTGCTGTTGGGCGACTTTACCACCACGGATCACATCTCTCCAGCTGGAGCGATAGCCAGGAACTCGCCAGCTGCTCGCTACCTCTCGGATCATAATGTAACACCCAGGGATTTCAATACGTACGGCACGCGACGTGGTCACGATGGAGTCATGTCCAGGGGGGCTTTCGGAAACATTCGTCTGGTCAACAAGCTAATCTCAAAGACCGGACCGCAGACGCTGCACATTCCCAGCGACGAGGTGCTGGACATCTTCGATGCTGCCCAGCGGTATCGCGAGGAGGGCACTCCACTGGTTCTGCTGGCTGGCAAGGATTACGGCAGTGGCAGCTCCCGCGATTGGGCGGCTAAGGGTCCTTATATGTTAGGTATCAAGGCCATCATTGCGGAGTCCTACGAGCGCATCCATCGGTCCAATCTGGTGGGCATGGGCATTATTCCCCTGCAGTTCCTGCCCGGCCAAAATCCTGAGACTTTGAAACTAACTGGCCGCGAGGTTTTCAACATTATTCTGTCGGAGAGCGACTTGAAACCGGGCCAGAAAATCAAGGTTAAA GCTGATGACACTGTCTTTGAGGCTATCCTACGTTTCGATACCGATGTGGATATCGCTTATTACAGGAACGGTGGTATTCTTAACTACATGGTTCGAAAGATGTTGGCTAAATAG
- the LOC108032091 gene encoding exosome complex component RRP46 — MNLPGKMDVEKDKLRQMNCEFNPLSRCDGSVMYSQGATVVIAAVLGPIEVKTQNLSIDGSYLECNYRPKAGLPQVKERIREAAIRDVLELALLAETHPRSKMSVQVQELEDRGSIDACAVNSACLAMLIGGLPLKYSFAAVHCIINEQGEYVLDPDQSETLHQRASFTFAFDSVEGNLLLVQTKGAFKIAQFNDIECLCRAASAEIFQFYRNQVAKYHGRSEAIADKKEEDASMET, encoded by the exons atgaatttaccTGGGAAAATGGACGTGGAGAAGGACAAGCTGCGCCAGATGAACTGCGAGTTCAATCCCCTGTCGCGCTGCGATGGATCCGTGATGTACAGCCAAG GCGCCACAGTGGTCATAGCCGCTGTGCTGGGTCCGATCGAGGTGAAGACCCAGAACCTGAGCATAGACGGCAGCTACCTGGAGTGCAATTACAGACCCAAGGCGGGCCTTCCCCAGGTTAAGGAACGGATTCGCGAGGCGGCCATTCGGGACGTCCTGGAACTGGCCCTGCTGGCAGAGACCCACCCACGTTCCAAGATGTCCGTGCAGGTCCAGGAGCTGGAGGATCGTGGCAGC ATTGATGCCTGTGCCGTGAACTCCGCCTGCCTTGCCATGCTCATTGGAGGCCTTCCACTGAAGTACAGCTTTGCCGCCGTGCACTGCATCATCAACGAGCAGGGAGAGTACGTCCTGGATCCAGACCAGAGCGAGACTCTCCACCAACGTGCCAGCTTCACCTTCGCCTTTGATTCCGTCGAGGGAAACCTCCTGCTGGTGCAAACGAAGGGCGCTTTCAAAATAGCCCAGTTCAACGATATTGAATGCCTGTGCCGGGCGGCCAGTGCGGAGATCTTTCAGTTCTATCGCAACCAAGTGGCTAAGTACCATGGCAGAAGCGAGGCGATAGCAGACAAGAAAGAGGAGGACGCCTCCATGGAGACGTAG
- the LOC108032090 gene encoding CDK5RAP1-like protein produces the protein MKASYRALIRQVRRASTTASNGAASAPSSVTTTATGDIKSEPAARATFLERIQRGPGFQDFFAVKPASRLKLNEEEQVDTSVPYLKSIDFNGNGRKVHFEVYGCQMNTNDTEVVFSILHENGYVRCHEPEDADVIMLVTCAVRDGAEQRIWNRLKHLRAMKNKRSSRRHPLQLTLLGCMAERLKEKLLEQEQCVDVIAGPDSYKDLPRLLAISRHYGNSAINVLLSLDETYADVMPVRLNSESPTAFVSIMRGCDNMCTYCIVPFTRGRERSRPLESIVAEVRALEEQGVREVTLLGQNVNSYRDRSGQEGEDSLKATPVPGFSTVYKPKTGGTPFAELLRAVARAVPEMRIRFTSPHPKDFSDEVLRVIRDHPNVCKQLHLPAQSGNTQVLERMRRGYSREAYLELVQHIRRFLPNVGLSSDFICGFCGETEDEFQDTVSLIQQVQYNVAYLFAYSMREKTTAHRRYKDDVPVNVKNERLQRMVQAFRKGATQLHRKMEGQEQLILIEGKSKRSDAHWFGRNDANIKVIVPAMELPVAGDLGAIRSYGVGDFVAVRIEESNSQVLKGTPLELSSITGFHSRHFIQ, from the coding sequence ATGAAAGCGAGCTACCGGGCGTTGATACGCCAGGTGCGCCGCGCCTCCACCACTGCCTCGAACGGAGCGGCCTCCGCTCCTTCATCGGTGACCACCACCGCCACAGGTGATATAAAATCTGAGCCGGCAGCACGTGCCACATTTTTGGAGAGGATTCAACGGGGACCGGGATTCCAAGACTTCTTTGCAGTCAAACCAGCTTCTAGGCTGAAGCTGAATGAGGAAGAGCAGGTGGACACCAGTGTGCCGTACCTAAAGTCCATTGATTTTAATGGAAACGGCAGGAAGGTGCACTTCGAGGTCTACGGCTGCCAAATGAACACCAATGACACTGAGGTGGTGTTCAGTATCCTGCATGAAAATGGTTACGTGAGATGCCACGAACCCGAGGATGCGGATGTCATCATGCTGGTCACGTGTGCAGTGCGCGACGGAGCAGAGCAGAGGATCTGGAACCGATTGAAGCACCTGCGGGCGATGAAAAACAAGCGGAGCTCGCGGAGACATCCTCTCCAGCTGACCCTGCTCGGTTGCATGGCCGAGCGGCTGAAGGAGAAGCTGCTGGAGCAGGAACAGTGTGTGGATGTGATCGCCGGGCCGGACAGCTACAAGGATTTGCCCCGCCTGCTGGCCATTTCCCGGCACTACGGAAACTCAGCCATCAATGTTCTCCTCTCGCTGGACGAGACTTATGCGGATGTAATGCCCGTGCGGTTAAACTCAGAGTCCCCCACAGCTTTTGTCTCCATTATGCGGGGATGCGACAATATGTGCACCTATTGCATAGTGCCCTTCACCCGCGGACGCGAGCGATCCCGCCCACTGGAGTCCATTGTGGCCGAGGTCAGAGCTCTGGAGGAGCAGGGTGTAAGGGAGGTCACCTTGCTGGGCCAGAATGTCAACTCGTACAGAGACAGAAGTGGTCAGGAGGGGGAGGACTCCCTAAAAGCCACACCAGTGCCTGGATTCAGCACTGTTTACAAGCCCAAAACTGGAGGCACTCCCTTTGCAGAGTTACTCCGAGCAGTGGCCCGAGCTGTTCCCGAGATGCGCATCCGTTTCACCTCGCCACATCCCAAGGACTTTTCCGACGAAGTACTAAGAGTCATTAGAGATCACCCAAATGTGTGCAAGCAGTTGCACTTGCCAGCGCAATCGGGCAACACGCAAGTTCTGGAGAGAATGCGGCGTGGTTATAGCAGAGAGGCGTACCTGGAACTTGTGCAGCACATCAGACGATTCCTGCCCAACGTGGGCCTATCCAGCGACTTTATCTGCGGCTTTTGCGGCGAAACTGAGGACGAGTTCCAGGATACCGTGTCCCTTATCCAGCAAGTGCAATACAATGTGGCCTACTTGTTCGCCTACAGCATGCGGGAAAAGACCACAGCCCATCGTCGCTACAAGGATGATGTACCGGTTAATGTCAAGAATGAGCGACTGCAGCGCATGGTGCAGGCTTTCCGAAAGGGAGCCACCCAGCTGCACCGCAAAATGGAGGGCCAGGAGCAGCTCATCCTCATAGAAGGCAAAAGCAAACGGTCGGATGCTCATTGGTTCGGTCGCAACGATGCCAACATCAAGGTTATTGTGCCTGCCATGGAACTGCCTGTTGCAGGAGATCTGGGAGCCATCAGATCCTATGGAGTTGGTGACTTTGTGGCGGTCCGCATTGAGGAATCCAACTCCCAGGTGCTCAAGGGCACACCCCTCGAATTGAGCAGCATAACAGGGTTTCACAGCAGACACTTTATACAATAA
- the LOC108031188 gene encoding probable cytochrome P450 12e1, mitochondrial — MLSKKWNASKQISRQIYQLYRGVVNKTSTMSLEEAKPYADIPGPSKLQLMRAFLPGGRYRNVPVHEMFLDMNRQYGSIFRMPSIAGTDLVLTMNPKDYETVFRNEGQYPYRRSFEVMDYFKQVHRREVFDGYDGLTSGNGPAWGKMRTAVNPILLQPRNAKLYMKNLLEVSDEFLERIRKIRDPVTQEMPEDFAVDIRHLVIESICSVSLNTHIGLLGEQRDNKDVKKLVSALQDVVELGFQLDMMPAFWKYLPMPSFKKLMRSLDTITDFCYFHIENALKRIEEDAKAGKLTEIGLETSLLEKLARFDRQTAVIIAMDLLFAGADPTLVSLAGILLSLSKNPDKQARLLEEIRGILPNKDSPLSMENMNNMPYLRACIKEGIRMYPIGPGTLRRMPHDVVLSGYRVVAGTDVGMAANYQMANMEEFVPKVREFIPERWLRDESNSNSHLVGDTATPFMYLPFGFGPRACAGKRIVDMMLEIAISRLVRNFQIGFEYPIENAFKARFFVQPNIPFKFKFVERSN; from the exons ATGTTGTCAAAGAAGTGGAACGCAAGCAAACAGATCTCTAGGCAGATCTACCAGCTGTATAGAGGGGTGGTCAACAAG ACCTCTACGATGAGTTTGGAGGAGGCGAAACCCTATGCTGATATTCCGGGGCCAAGCAAATTGCAATTAATGCGAGCTTTCCTGCCGGGCG GTCGCTATAGGAATGTGCCGGTTCACGAAATGTTTCTCGACATGAACCGCCAATATGGCAGTATCTTTCGGATGCCGAGTATTGCAGGTACCGACTTGGTACTCACCATGAATCCCAAGGACTATGAGACTGTCTTTCGAAATGAGGGTCAGTATCCTTATAGAAGGAGCTTCGAGGTTATGGACTACTTCAAGCAGGTTCACAGGCGGGAGGTTTTCGATGGCTACGATGGTCTGACCTCGGG AAACGGTCCGGCTTGGGGAAAAATGCGAACAGCTGTGAATCCAATTCTCCTTCAACCTCGGAATGCCAAGCTGTATATGAAAAATTTACTGGAAGTCAGTGATGAGTTTCTTGAACG CATTCGTAAGATTCGTGACCCTGTGACCCAAGAGATGCCGGAAGACTTTGCCGTGGACATTCGGCATTTGGTGATCGAATCGATTTGCTCCGTCTCCCTGAACACACATATTGGTTTGTTGGGAGAGCAGCGGGATAATAAGGATGTTAAGAAGCTAGTCTCAGCTCTGCAAGATGTGGTGGAGTTGGGTTTCCAGCTGGACATGATGCCGGCCTTTTGGAAATATTTGCCCATGCCTAGTTTTAAGAAACTAATGCGTTCCCTGGATACTATTACGGACTTTTGCTATTTCCATATAGAGAACGCTTTGAAGAGAATCGAAGAGGATGCCAAGGCGGGGAAACTCACAGAGATTGGTTTGGAGACCAGTCTCCTGGAGAAATTGGCACGTTTTGATCGTCAAACAGCTGTGATTATAGCTATGGACTTGCTGTTTGCTGGAGCGGATCCG ACCCTAGTATCCCTAGCTGGAATTCTGCTGAGCCTATCCAAGAATCCTGACAAACAGGCTCGACTGCTAGAGGAGATCAGAGGAATACTACCCAACAAGGACTCACCGCTGAGCATGGAAAACATGAACAATATGCCCTATTTGAGGGCCTGCATCAAGGAGGGCATTCGCATGTATCCCATAGGTCCGGGAACTCTTCGCCGAATGCCCCACGATGTGGTGCTCAGCGGCTATAGGGTTGTGGCCGGAACGGATGTGGGCATGGCGGCCAATTACCAGATGGCCAACATGGAGGAGTTTGTGCCCAAGGTTCGAGAGTTTATCCCAGAGCGTTGGCTGCGCGATGAATCCAATTCAAATTCACACTTGGTGGGCGATACTGCCACGCCCTTCATGTATCTGCCTTTTGGATTCGGGCCAAGAGCTTGTGCTGGCAAGAGGATCGTGGATATGATGCTGGAGATAGCCATTTCCCGGTtagtaagaaactttcagatCGGATTTGAATATCCCATCGAAAACGCCTTTAAGGCCAGGTTCTTTGTGCAGCCAAATATTCCCTTCAAGTTTAAGTTTGTAGAACGCAGTAATTAA